The Pyrenophora tritici-repentis strain M4 chromosome 10, whole genome shotgun sequence genome contains a region encoding:
- a CDS encoding Pneumo-att-G multi-domain protein, with protein sequence MDFSRSYVSLFFATVATAVAVQNDVKVDLSWHAPKKSWINDLDQVLNSTGTNGFRFNSSQLPAGVKYGTYNWCNMPHVRKEEYVKADEEFELVYVEVIHRHHKRTPYASNTFPKESYSWECSNQGLFYYGEPLHHNSNTSASTYWNVYTNPVNPFARPGFNGSCQFPQITSQGLDDSWQHGADLYAVYHDLLHFLPSSLNNKITYRVTNNVITSQVAGMLIQAMYAPSSNVPLHIQPTGTDSLEPSYPCPAATSLSSTYGIGSTATDWTAHLAATKPLFAALDAVSGVPANSSDWHTSFDHYYDNLSARQC encoded by the exons ATGGATTTCTCGCGCAGCTATGTTTCGTTGTTCTTTGCAACAGTAGCTACCGCTGTAGCTGTTCAAAATGACGTCAAAGTCGATTTGAGCTGGCATGCACCGAAGAAGAGTTGGATAAACGACCTAGACCAAGTCTTGAACAGCACCGGAACAAACGGTTTTAGGTTTAACAGCTCGCAATTACCTGCTGGGGTGAAATATGGGACGTACAATTGGTGTAACATGCCGCATGTGAGGAAGGAGGAATATGTAAAAGCTGATGAGGAGTTTGAGCTGGTGTATGTGGAAGT TATACACCGCCACCATAAACGAACACCATATGCCTCCAATACATTTCCAAAAGAGTCATACAGCTGGGAATGCTCCAACCAAGGCCTCTTCTACTACGGAGAGCCTCTCCACCACAACAGCAACACCTCAGCCTCCACCTACTGGAACGTCTACACCAACCCCGTCAACCCCTTCGCCCGCCCCGGTTTCAACGGTAGCTGTCAATTCCCGCAAATCACCAGCCAAGGCCTCGACGACTCCTGGCAACACGGCGCCGACCTCTACGCCGTCTACCACGACCTCCTCCACTTCCTCCCTTCCTCCCTGAACAACAAAATAACCTACCGCGTTACCAACAACGTCATCACCAGCCAAGTCGCAGGCATGCTAATCCAAGCCATGTACGCCCCGTCTTCAAACGTACCCCTGCACATCCAGCCCACGGGCACAGACTCCCTAGAGCCATCCTACCCCTGCCCAGCCGCAACATCCCTCTCCTCCACCTACGGCATCGGCAGCACAGCCACGGACTGGACCGCCCACCTCGCCGCTACTAAACCCCTCTTCGCCGCCCTCGACGCCGTCAGCGGTGTCCCTGCGAATTCCTCAGATTGGCACACTTCCTTCGACCACTACTATGATAACCTCTCTGCTCGCCAGT GCTGA